In Pseudomonadota bacterium, a single window of DNA contains:
- a CDS encoding TetR/AcrR family transcriptional regulator gives MTDEKFTGGESGRSQRAKGRREQILDAASQCFAREGFHGASISRISKLSGMSPRHIYHFFDNKEAIVRGIVERMVVRWLELLQPYPTNLDVVPLIAERARIAARERTRVDFVELWLEVLAETARNTAVAAAVYEADETIRVAVTEQVRYIRAARGVRNDTSIEAIVDVVLAIFEGLTNRSIVNRKFDCEAVDKVMMTTLRAALEA, from the coding sequence ATGACCGACGAAAAGTTCACCGGGGGAGAGTCGGGACGCTCGCAACGTGCCAAGGGCAGACGCGAACAGATCCTCGACGCCGCATCGCAATGCTTCGCCCGGGAAGGTTTTCATGGCGCCAGCATATCGCGCATTTCCAAGCTGTCCGGCATGAGCCCCAGACACATATACCACTTCTTCGACAACAAGGAGGCCATCGTCAGGGGTATCGTCGAGCGCATGGTGGTGCGGTGGCTCGAATTGCTACAACCCTATCCGACCAACCTCGACGTCGTGCCGCTCATCGCCGAGCGAGCTCGCATCGCCGCACGCGAACGCACGCGTGTCGACTTCGTCGAACTGTGGCTGGAGGTGTTGGCCGAAACCGCGCGCAACACCGCGGTGGCGGCGGCGGTATACGAAGCCGACGAAACCATACGGGTCGCAGTCACCGAGCAGGTGCGCTACATCCGCGCGGCGCGCGGCGTACGCAACGACACCTCCATCGAAGCAATCGTCGACGTGGTGCTGGCGATCTTCGAAGGTCTGACCAATCGCTCCATCGTCAATCGCAAATTCGATTGCGAAGCGGTGGACAAGGTCATGATGACGACGCTGCGCGCGGCGCTGGAAGCCTGA
- a CDS encoding PilZ domain-containing protein, which yields MASVHGELSVNERRLAARRAVNVGTAWSDGRRARHGEVLDTSSHGVFLKPGWAPSESFMRGDAIELRCRVDDLDIDLHGEVCWVGHSADHDVDGIGLRIYNTDALSRLVDGLHPH from the coding sequence ATGGCATCCGTGCATGGTGAACTTTCCGTCAATGAGCGCCGCCTCGCGGCGCGCCGCGCCGTCAACGTCGGCACCGCCTGGAGCGATGGCCGTCGCGCCCGCCACGGTGAAGTGCTCGATACCTCGAGCCATGGCGTGTTCCTGAAGCCCGGCTGGGCGCCCTCCGAGTCCTTCATGCGCGGCGATGCCATCGAACTGCGCTGCCGCGTCGATGATCTCGACATCGATCTGCACGGTGAAGTGTGCTGGGTCGGCCACAGCGCCGATCATGACGTCGACGGCATTGGCCTGCGCATCTACAACACCGACGCGCTCTCGCGCCTGGTGGACGGCCTGCACCCGCACTGA
- a CDS encoding biotin carboxyl carrier domain-containing protein, which translates to MSKREVLSPLPGTFYRRPAPDAPPFKEDGAEVAVGDVLGLVEVMKNFQEVTAEHAGGAITFLVEDGEAIDAEQVLAEISE; encoded by the coding sequence ATGAGCAAACGTGAGGTCCTGTCGCCTCTTCCGGGCACTTTCTATCGACGGCCCGCGCCGGATGCGCCGCCGTTCAAGGAAGACGGGGCGGAGGTCGCGGTCGGGGACGTGCTGGGCCTGGTCGAGGTCATGAAGAATTTCCAGGAAGTGACCGCCGAGCATGCCGGCGGCGCCATCACCTTCCTGGTCGAAGACGGCGAAGCTATCGACGCCGAGCAAGTGCTGGCCGAGATCAGCGAGTGA
- a CDS encoding DUF1840 domain-containing protein, producing MPITFKSKYSPDVLMLEAVARELIHLMGHSGTVPGSLAAEDIPAALARLESALDDGAGRALDADTRRADDDEDKRDRAVSAAHRAGPLLAMLKTAYKEHEHVIWEH from the coding sequence ATGCCCATCACCTTCAAGAGCAAGTATTCGCCTGACGTGCTGATGCTCGAAGCGGTCGCGCGCGAACTCATCCATCTCATGGGTCACAGCGGCACGGTACCCGGCTCGCTCGCGGCAGAGGACATTCCCGCCGCGCTGGCGAGGCTGGAAAGCGCCCTCGACGACGGCGCGGGTCGCGCCCTCGACGCCGATACGCGCCGCGCGGACGATGACGAGGACAAGCGCGACCGAGCGGTCAGCGCCGCGCACCGCGCCGGTCCCCTGCTGGCCATGTTGAAGACCGCGTACAAAGAACACGAGCACGTGATCTGGGAACACTGA
- a CDS encoding DMT family transporter codes for MQHASPIAPAVTHWRGVIMALAVGVSFASNTSLAALAYRGGATPLAVLLARSITAFVLLYALLAMRGIPRRLPPARRRGAVLIGCVFASYSFGVLQAIQWLPVGLVVATFYSFPILVGLIEWWSGRQAFSARTATALVIAFCGILLALDVFGARLHRLGIALVLAGAVGVTVVMTMSARVRGGGDSRPVTLHMLATAITIFALIAIVHGGVQLPHTPLAWAAFIGAPLFYSFGIITLFVVVAELGPVKTSLIMNIEPVTSVVLGYLLLDQRLGHSQLLGIGLVVAAVLLIESAKLKGAMARR; via the coding sequence ATGCAGCATGCGTCGCCCATCGCGCCGGCCGTCACGCACTGGCGCGGTGTCATCATGGCGCTCGCGGTCGGCGTGTCCTTCGCCAGCAATACCAGTCTCGCGGCACTCGCCTATCGCGGCGGCGCGACGCCCCTGGCGGTGCTGCTGGCGCGCTCCATCACCGCCTTCGTGCTGCTCTACGCCCTGCTTGCGATGCGCGGTATCCCGCGCCGCCTGCCGCCAGCGCGACGCCGCGGCGCCGTGCTCATCGGTTGTGTGTTCGCGAGCTATTCGTTCGGCGTGCTGCAGGCCATTCAATGGCTGCCGGTGGGCCTGGTGGTGGCGACCTTCTACAGCTTTCCGATCCTGGTCGGCCTGATCGAATGGTGGAGCGGACGCCAAGCCTTCAGCGCGCGCACCGCCACCGCGCTGGTGATTGCGTTCTGCGGCATCCTGCTTGCGCTGGACGTGTTCGGCGCCAGGCTCCATCGCCTCGGCATTGCCCTGGTGCTGGCCGGCGCGGTGGGCGTCACCGTCGTCATGACCATGAGCGCGCGCGTGCGTGGCGGCGGCGATTCGCGACCCGTGACGCTGCACATGCTTGCCACCGCGATCACCATCTTCGCGCTCATCGCCATCGTGCATGGCGGTGTGCAACTGCCGCACACGCCCTTGGCCTGGGCCGCATTCATCGGCGCGCCGCTGTTCTATTCGTTCGGCATCATCACGCTGTTCGTGGTGGTGGCGGAGCTCGGGCCGGTCAAGACCTCGCTCATCATGAACATCGAACCGGTCACCAGCGTGGTGCTCGGTTACCTGCTGCTCGATCAGCGCCTGGGGCACAGCCAGCTGCTGGGCATAGGCCTGGTGGTTGCGGCGGTGTTGTTGATTGAAAGCGCCAAGCTCAAGGGCGCGATGGCTCGGCGCTGA
- a CDS encoding choice-of-anchor D domain-containing protein has product MVFANRHVGDDASQAPSLTNTAANDGFSERLNASIGGVTGNATSNNGSFALLNAGATDSSALTVGIDTSSAGHKSGTATISLASDGAGTSGFAALALGTQTVNVSGDVYRLASAGTVAAVQFGNVHVGDVATRTLSLTNTALADGFSEGLDAVFGGVSDTRIQTSGSVSGLAAGATDAGSLVVSLDTATAGNLTGFATLQFTSNGAGTSGLGLTAIGSQNVGVSTNVAVWRLAEGSLDNGQPVDFGAHRVGDSPATVGVVVRNGAANDGFSEALNASVGSVDAGFSATGSANLIAAGASDGSAIQVGLDTSTAGVKSGNARIDYVSDGAGTSGLGQSAAGSQDLAMSGRVYGQAVAALDTTSVDFGIVHVGDLVGEQAVTVRNLALGSLTDNLLGSISVVPAGFSGNGSLGAAGLAQNAVSSALSIGLDTGAAGVFNGNATLVFASHNDELADLALDDQSVAVHAVVNNFANPTLTETSGAGALASASAGHFVYDFGRLTSGAGSVNGLLALTNFITGPADTLGADFDIDGGAFSLGGFDSFAALGTGDAHDLSVSFNPLVVGLFEQVVRINLFGENASGFHGSLGTFELTLRADVQAVPVPGAVWLFGSALAGIAGWSRRRKASA; this is encoded by the coding sequence GTGGTATTCGCGAACCGTCATGTCGGCGATGACGCCAGCCAGGCGCCGAGCCTCACCAACACCGCCGCCAACGACGGCTTCTCCGAACGCTTGAACGCGAGCATTGGCGGTGTGACCGGCAACGCGACCAGCAACAATGGCAGCTTCGCGCTGTTGAACGCCGGCGCCACCGACAGCAGTGCGCTGACGGTCGGCATCGACACCTCGAGCGCCGGTCACAAGAGCGGCACGGCGACCATCAGCCTCGCTTCCGACGGCGCCGGCACCAGTGGCTTCGCGGCACTCGCGCTTGGCACGCAGACCGTCAACGTCAGCGGCGATGTCTATCGCCTGGCGAGCGCCGGCACCGTCGCCGCGGTGCAGTTCGGCAACGTGCACGTCGGCGATGTCGCCACGCGCACGCTCAGCCTCACCAATACCGCGCTGGCCGACGGTTTCTCGGAAGGCCTGGATGCGGTCTTCGGCGGTGTGTCCGATACGCGTATCCAGACCAGTGGCAGCGTCAGCGGTCTCGCCGCCGGCGCGACCGACGCGGGCTCGCTGGTGGTCAGCCTCGATACCGCCACGGCGGGCAACCTGACGGGCTTCGCGACCTTGCAGTTCACCTCCAACGGCGCCGGCACCAGCGGCCTCGGGCTCACCGCCATCGGCTCGCAGAACGTCGGTGTCTCCACCAACGTAGCGGTGTGGCGCCTGGCCGAAGGCTCCCTCGACAACGGCCAGCCCGTGGACTTCGGCGCGCATCGCGTCGGTGACTCGCCCGCCACGGTCGGCGTGGTGGTGCGCAATGGCGCCGCCAACGACGGTTTCTCGGAAGCCTTGAATGCCAGTGTCGGCAGCGTCGATGCCGGCTTCAGCGCCACCGGCAGCGCCAACCTCATCGCGGCCGGCGCCAGCGATGGCAGCGCCATCCAGGTCGGCCTCGATACTTCGACGGCCGGCGTGAAGAGCGGCAACGCGCGTATCGACTACGTGTCGGACGGTGCGGGCACCAGTGGTCTCGGCCAGAGCGCGGCCGGCAGCCAGGATCTCGCCATGAGCGGCCGCGTCTACGGCCAGGCGGTGGCGGCGCTCGACACCACCAGCGTCGATTTCGGCATCGTGCACGTCGGCGACCTGGTCGGCGAGCAGGCCGTGACCGTGCGCAACCTCGCGCTGGGCTCCTTGACCGACAACCTGCTCGGCAGCATCAGCGTCGTGCCGGCGGGCTTCAGCGGCAACGGCTCGCTGGGCGCCGCCGGCCTTGCGCAGAATGCGGTCAGCAGCGCACTCAGTATCGGCCTCGACACCGGCGCCGCCGGCGTGTTCAACGGCAATGCGACGCTGGTATTCGCGAGTCACAACGACGAACTGGCGGATCTTGCGCTCGACGATCAGAGCGTCGCCGTGCATGCCGTGGTCAACAACTTCGCCAACCCGACGCTCACCGAAACCAGCGGCGCGGGTGCACTGGCGAGCGCATCGGCCGGCCACTTCGTCTACGACTTCGGCCGGCTCACGAGTGGCGCCGGCAGCGTCAACGGGCTGTTGGCCTTGACCAACTTCATCACCGGTCCGGCCGATACCTTGGGTGCGGATTTCGATATCGACGGCGGCGCATTCTCGCTCGGCGGTTTCGACAGCTTCGCCGCGCTCGGCACCGGCGATGCGCACGATCTCTCGGTGTCGTTCAATCCGCTGGTGGTGGGCCTGTTCGAGCAGGTGGTGCGCATCAACCTGTTCGGCGAAAACGCGAGCGGATTCCATGGCAGCCTCGGCACTTTCGAGCTGACGCTGCGCGCCGACGTGCAGGCGGTGCCGGTGCCGGGCGCGGTTTGGCTGTTCGGCTCGGCGCTGGCGGGTATCGCGGGCTGGTCACGGCGGCGTAAAGCGAGCGCGTAA
- a CDS encoding cyclase family protein, whose translation MRSLLPLLTAFTLALVMPLAPARADGSLADAYAIIAGKKRVELTHAFGPDTPVWRGFGQAAMGAAADPDTHRPYTIAEHGFRTTFYAMVGQYGTHIDPPAHFDEKGQTMDDIPLEEMLLPLVVFDITPLLAKDPNHALGVADIEAWEKVHGTVPRGTFAALRTDMSRDFDSAPERFKRAPFPGWSRAAVQFLVEQRGVVAIGHESLDTDASDDFAAEAWLLKHGRWQIEAMANLDQVPATGALIAVSWPKVKRGFGFPARAYAILP comes from the coding sequence ATGCGTTCGCTGTTGCCGCTACTCACCGCGTTCACGCTTGCGCTCGTGATGCCGCTCGCCCCGGCCCGCGCCGACGGCAGCCTGGCCGATGCCTACGCGATCATCGCCGGCAAGAAACGCGTCGAACTCACCCATGCCTTCGGCCCCGATACGCCGGTGTGGCGTGGTTTCGGCCAGGCCGCGATGGGCGCGGCGGCCGATCCCGACACCCATCGGCCCTACACCATCGCCGAACACGGCTTTCGCACCACTTTCTACGCGATGGTCGGCCAGTACGGCACGCACATCGATCCGCCGGCGCACTTCGATGAGAAGGGCCAGACCATGGACGACATTCCGCTCGAGGAGATGTTGTTGCCGCTGGTGGTGTTCGACATCACGCCGCTGCTGGCCAAGGATCCCAATCACGCCCTCGGCGTGGCCGACATCGAGGCCTGGGAAAAAGTCCATGGCACGGTGCCCAGGGGCACCTTCGCGGCGCTGCGCACCGACATGAGCCGCGACTTCGACAGCGCGCCGGAACGATTCAAACGTGCGCCCTTTCCCGGCTGGTCACGAGCGGCGGTGCAGTTCCTCGTCGAGCAACGCGGCGTCGTCGCCATCGGCCACGAGTCACTCGATACCGATGCCAGCGACGACTTCGCCGCCGAGGCATGGCTGTTGAAGCACGGTCGTTGGCAGATCGAAGCGATGGCGAACCTCGACCAGGTGCCGGCCACGGGCGCCTTGATCGCCGTGAGCTGGCCCAAGGTCAAACGCGGTTTCGGATTCCCGGCGCGGGCCTACGCGATTCTGCCTTGA
- a CDS encoding zinc-dependent peptidase, whose amino-acid sequence MPAIVLAMIVVALIAALFVPAALRRRRRARHFDVKLPAEWTRLLDSNVPLYRQLPPGLRAQLHGHMQVLLREKQFIGCNGLAISDAMRVTIAAQACLLLLNRETDYFGGFSSILVYPESFFVPVVHRDGALETHEEQLRSGESWQRGPVVLSWTDVVHGTTLAGDGHNVVLHEFAHKLDEENGEMDGVPALPDADTQRAWIDVLGREFDLLRLRARNVTDGVLDDYGATSAAEFFAVATEAFFERGAAMSAAHPRLYETLRAYYQVDPASWLPPADD is encoded by the coding sequence ATGCCTGCCATCGTGCTCGCCATGATTGTCGTGGCCCTGATTGCCGCGTTGTTCGTGCCCGCCGCCTTGCGTCGGCGGCGTCGTGCTCGCCATTTCGACGTGAAGCTGCCGGCCGAGTGGACGCGCCTGCTCGACTCGAACGTGCCGCTGTACCGTCAACTACCGCCGGGTTTGCGTGCACAATTGCACGGCCACATGCAGGTTCTGCTGCGCGAGAAACAGTTCATCGGTTGCAATGGACTCGCGATCAGCGACGCCATGCGCGTCACCATCGCCGCCCAGGCCTGCCTGCTGCTGTTGAATCGCGAGACCGATTACTTTGGCGGCTTCAGCAGCATCCTCGTGTATCCGGAATCGTTCTTCGTGCCCGTGGTTCATCGCGACGGCGCGCTGGAAACCCACGAAGAACAATTGCGCAGCGGCGAATCCTGGCAGCGCGGACCGGTGGTCCTGTCGTGGACCGACGTCGTGCATGGCACGACCCTGGCGGGCGACGGCCACAATGTCGTGCTGCATGAGTTCGCGCACAAACTCGATGAAGAGAATGGCGAGATGGATGGCGTGCCGGCGCTGCCGGATGCCGACACCCAGCGCGCCTGGATCGACGTGCTGGGACGCGAATTCGACCTGTTGCGCCTGCGCGCGCGCAATGTCACCGATGGCGTGCTCGATGATTACGGCGCGACGTCCGCGGCGGAATTCTTTGCCGTCGCGACCGAAGCGTTCTTTGAACGGGGCGCGGCGATGTCAGCCGCGCATCCGCGCCTCTACGAAACCCTGCGCGCCTATTACCAGGTCGACCCGGCGAGCTGGCTGCCACCGGCCGACGATTGA
- a CDS encoding pyridoxal phosphate-dependent aminotransferase, which produces MGMLRADIEALEQNGITGVALKRLGDPDVIALWFGEGDLVTPDFIRDAAKQALDEGYTFYSNPRGRPELREAIAAYLGRLYHLEVDVERITVPGSSMLAITMAAQMTLNKGEHGLIVTPHWPNIDRAYQVTGASFSTVRQRWSERGWSLALDDLRAAVRANTRALFINSPCNPTGWVMSRDAQRELLDFCRERGIVIIADEVYHRTVYDAEAAPSFLEVASDDDPLIVVNGFSKAFTMTGWRLGWMVTPRRYATQMAVLSECFNTGAPSFVQRAGVAALEHGDALVASLRAQYRAGRDAVMEILGAHPRVELATPEGAFYAFPRIAGLRSSLAFVEGVLAEENVGLAPGYTFGPGSDEHFRLCFAQSPERLRIALERIVRYIDRHAL; this is translated from the coding sequence ATGGGCATGCTGCGTGCGGACATCGAAGCGCTGGAGCAGAACGGCATCACCGGCGTCGCCCTGAAGCGGCTCGGCGATCCGGACGTCATCGCCTTGTGGTTCGGCGAGGGCGACCTGGTCACGCCCGACTTCATTCGCGACGCCGCCAAGCAGGCGCTGGACGAAGGCTACACGTTCTATTCCAACCCGCGCGGTCGTCCCGAGCTGCGCGAGGCGATCGCTGCTTATCTTGGCCGCCTCTACCACCTCGAGGTCGACGTCGAGCGCATCACCGTGCCCGGCTCGTCGATGCTGGCCATCACCATGGCGGCCCAGATGACGCTCAACAAGGGCGAGCACGGCCTCATCGTCACCCCGCATTGGCCGAACATCGATCGTGCCTACCAGGTCACCGGCGCGAGCTTCAGCACCGTGCGTCAGCGCTGGAGCGAGCGTGGCTGGAGCCTGGCGCTGGACGATCTGCGCGCCGCCGTGCGCGCCAACACCCGCGCGCTGTTTATCAACAGCCCGTGCAATCCCACCGGCTGGGTGATGTCACGCGACGCGCAGCGCGAACTCTTGGATTTCTGCCGCGAGCGCGGCATCGTCATCATCGCTGACGAGGTCTATCACCGCACCGTGTACGACGCCGAAGCGGCGCCCTCGTTTCTCGAGGTGGCGAGCGACGACGATCCGCTGATCGTGGTCAATGGCTTCTCCAAGGCCTTCACCATGACCGGCTGGCGCCTGGGCTGGATGGTGACGCCGCGCCGCTACGCGACGCAGATGGCGGTGCTGTCGGAATGCTTCAACACCGGCGCGCCGTCCTTCGTGCAGCGCGCGGGTGTGGCGGCGCTGGAACACGGCGATGCACTGGTGGCAAGCCTGCGCGCCCAGTACCGCGCCGGCCGCGACGCGGTGATGGAGATCCTGGGCGCCCATCCGCGCGTCGAACTGGCGACGCCGGAAGGTGCGTTCTATGCCTTCCCGCGCATTGCGGGCCTGCGCTCCTCGCTGGCCTTCGTCGAGGGCGTGCTGGCCGAGGAGAACGTCGGCCTGGCGCCGGGTTACACCTTCGGCCCCGGCAGCGACGAGCATTTTCGCCTGTGTTTCGCGCAGTCGCCCGAACGCCTGCGCATCGCGCTCGAACGCATCGTGCGCTACATCGACCGTCACGCCCTGTAG
- a CDS encoding heme-binding protein translates to MRELTLAELDVLLKEGIAYAQSKGRPSSIGVVDMGGNLRGALRPEKGRIANIEIAVKKAWTAVAFQRPTDMVRDVMLPGAFGYGLQHTDERICMVGGGYPIFDEAGDVIGGIGASGGTIEEDCETCLAGMRKLGFQTEFVNPLAAKK, encoded by the coding sequence ATGCGCGAACTGACACTGGCCGAACTCGACGTATTGCTCAAGGAAGGCATTGCCTACGCCCAATCGAAAGGACGCCCGTCGTCGATCGGCGTGGTGGACATGGGCGGCAACCTGCGCGGCGCGCTGCGCCCGGAGAAGGGCCGCATCGCCAACATCGAGATCGCGGTCAAGAAGGCCTGGACGGCAGTTGCCTTCCAGCGTCCGACCGACATGGTGCGCGATGTCATGCTGCCGGGCGCATTCGGCTACGGTCTGCAGCACACCGATGAACGCATCTGCATGGTCGGTGGCGGCTACCCGATTTTCGACGAGGCGGGCGACGTGATCGGCGGCATCGGCGCCAGCGGCGGCACCATCGAGGAAGACTGCGAAACCTGCCTGGCCGGCATGCGCAAACTCGGCTTCCAGACCGAGTTCGTCAATCCGCTCGCCGCCAAGAAGTAA
- a CDS encoding acetyl-CoA carboxylase biotin carboxylase subunit produces MNIRRVLIANRGEIAVRINRACRALGVETVQVHSVADKDSLAVRLADQAIEIGPAPAAKSYLRIDAIIDAARASGADAVHPGYGFLAENADFADAVAAAGLAFIGPDGDAIRLLGDKVAARQLAAEAGVPTVPGSTARLADVEAGLALAHRIGYPVMIKAAAGGGGRGIRVVHGAEEFARQFPQAAAEATAAFGDGGLYVEKMIESARHVEVQILGDGQRFVHCFERECSLQRRRQKVWEEAPAFDLPSEVRARMCTAAVKLAARVAYKGAGTVEFLYDRASTEFYFIEVNTRIQVEHPVTEMITGLDLVAEMIRIAGGERLSIEQDDVVIEGHAIECRINAEDPARNFMPGPGTIKSLVVPRAPHVRFDSMLFEGYTVPPFYDSLLGKLIVHGADREACLARLREVLTTLAIEGVPTTIALHAALAADAEVAAGNIDTRFLEGWLGTAFPPPTKTQ; encoded by the coding sequence GTGAACATTCGTCGTGTACTGATCGCCAACCGCGGCGAGATAGCCGTGCGCATCAATCGCGCCTGCCGCGCGCTGGGTGTGGAAACCGTGCAGGTGCACAGCGTCGCCGACAAGGACTCGCTGGCGGTGCGCCTGGCCGACCAGGCCATCGAGATCGGGCCGGCGCCGGCCGCCAAATCCTACCTGCGTATCGACGCCATCATCGACGCGGCGCGCGCCAGCGGCGCCGATGCGGTGCACCCCGGCTACGGATTCCTGGCCGAAAACGCCGACTTCGCCGATGCCGTGGCCGCCGCCGGGCTGGCCTTCATCGGCCCCGATGGCGACGCCATTCGCTTGCTGGGCGACAAGGTCGCGGCGCGCCAGTTAGCGGCCGAAGCCGGTGTGCCGACCGTGCCCGGCAGCACCGCGCGCCTCGCCGACGTCGAGGCCGGGTTGGCGCTTGCGCATCGCATCGGCTATCCGGTGATGATCAAGGCGGCGGCCGGCGGCGGCGGTCGCGGTATACGCGTGGTGCATGGCGCGGAGGAATTCGCGCGGCAGTTTCCCCAGGCGGCCGCCGAGGCTACCGCCGCTTTCGGTGACGGTGGCCTGTACGTCGAGAAGATGATCGAAAGCGCGCGCCATGTCGAAGTGCAGATCCTCGGCGACGGTCAGCGCTTCGTGCATTGTTTCGAGCGCGAGTGTTCGCTGCAGCGTCGCCGTCAGAAAGTGTGGGAAGAAGCGCCGGCTTTCGATCTGCCGAGCGAAGTGCGCGCGCGCATGTGCACGGCGGCGGTCAAGCTCGCCGCGCGCGTCGCTTACAAGGGCGCGGGCACGGTCGAGTTCCTCTATGACCGCGCCTCCACCGAGTTCTATTTCATCGAGGTCAACACCCGCATCCAGGTCGAACACCCGGTGACGGAAATGATCACCGGCCTCGATCTCGTCGCCGAAATGATCCGCATCGCCGGCGGCGAGCGCCTATCCATCGAGCAGGACGACGTGGTGATTGAAGGCCACGCCATCGAATGCCGCATCAATGCCGAGGATCCGGCGCGCAACTTCATGCCCGGACCGGGCACCATCAAGAGCCTCGTCGTACCGCGGGCGCCGCACGTGCGCTTTGATTCGATGCTGTTCGAAGGCTACACCGTGCCGCCTTTCTACGATTCCCTGCTGGGCAAGCTCATCGTGCACGGCGCCGATCGCGAGGCCTGTCTCGCGCGTCTGCGCGAAGTGCTGACGACGCTCGCGATCGAAGGCGTGCCGACCACCATCGCGCTGCATGCGGCGCTGGCCGCGGATGCCGAAGTCGCGGCCGGCAACATCGATACACGCTTCCTCGAAGGCTGGCTAGGCACCGCCTTCCCTCCGCCGACAAAGACGCAGTAG